One window of the Emticicia oligotrophica DSM 17448 genome contains the following:
- a CDS encoding integrase catalytic domain-containing protein, with amino-acid sequence MKKSELLNEDFIQYQELLYVRDTYLIDVCKISSQKIAGIIAAFQTKKTIYGKHIKSGENIWFEYDHLPSKIRESKLLPSKPALIENLKNNKFDYEKENNPLYQREMILLNIAVDNSEMFIAAFKEYKIPKNKISPYCKTYAVLKLLTQFEHLKIHEKYNLHNAISDSGFSFQSNNIDYFYAKYADVLEFGLVRSITHKGVSNKNANKVTKTHEDLVGHFYRNGNKLSRRDILQKVNTALKLKNLQPISLTTVKRILLNTYNKNIDGMVRNGETWTKNTILPFLIRSEPENSGDHYQIDATKLQICCKDGNQEGAFLWIAVVIDGYSRQVMGFAIADKETPDLYAKALKSAFSRANFLPAEILRDNYLGYTRNNDLSDLIQQTENLGVIWRAHKVGNPRDKGIVESFNNIFNTVFCKQIPGYIGEGIKSKNINARPNPDILTFMKKNKLLPNTDEVILRVTANIHKYNLNGTQNDKISPLEKFQLKPPKNTIVLNSEADALLYFKKKTVKVSRSTICVNVNDCSHFYRLSDADLILELHNTMIQVRYDPHNMLLIYLFTELESKFITRLAEVPIIPLAQINQTIDDQSNLKAYFQQNKQLLKNLQQKIEERQSAIDALELPPEVLESGFSGDLEVYKLKKEEKFDIDYGNPIQLPKDKKLKTDKIFTKYRTVYNEIQDLLYKQKGTVKRL; translated from the coding sequence ATGAAAAAATCTGAACTTTTGAACGAAGATTTCATACAGTATCAAGAGCTATTGTACGTTAGAGATACATACTTAATTGATGTTTGCAAAATTTCCTCTCAGAAGATAGCAGGAATTATAGCTGCTTTTCAAACTAAAAAGACAATCTATGGAAAGCACATCAAGTCAGGCGAAAATATCTGGTTTGAATATGACCACCTGCCCTCAAAGATTAGAGAATCGAAATTACTACCATCAAAACCTGCTTTGATTGAAAACTTGAAAAATAATAAGTTTGACTATGAAAAAGAAAATAACCCTTTGTATCAGCGTGAAATGATTTTACTGAATATTGCCGTTGATAATTCAGAAATGTTTATCGCTGCGTTTAAAGAGTATAAAATTCCTAAAAATAAAATTAGTCCATATTGCAAAACATATGCAGTCCTAAAATTATTGACACAATTTGAACATCTTAAAATTCATGAAAAATATAACTTACACAATGCAATCTCAGATTCCGGGTTTTCATTTCAATCAAATAACATCGACTATTTTTATGCAAAATATGCTGATGTACTTGAATTTGGATTAGTGAGAAGCATTACTCACAAAGGTGTTTCAAACAAAAATGCAAACAAGGTTACAAAAACACATGAAGACCTCGTTGGACATTTTTATAGGAATGGAAATAAACTTTCCAGAAGAGATATATTACAAAAAGTCAATACTGCCCTAAAATTAAAAAATCTTCAACCGATTAGCCTTACTACCGTAAAAAGGATTCTTTTGAATACTTATAATAAAAATATTGATGGCATGGTTAGGAATGGAGAAACTTGGACGAAAAATACGATTTTACCATTTCTCATTCGTTCAGAGCCAGAAAATTCTGGAGACCATTACCAAATTGATGCAACTAAATTACAAATATGTTGTAAAGATGGAAATCAAGAAGGTGCGTTTTTATGGATTGCTGTGGTCATTGATGGGTACTCTCGACAAGTTATGGGCTTTGCTATTGCCGATAAGGAAACACCTGATTTGTATGCAAAAGCTCTTAAATCAGCCTTTTCAAGAGCAAATTTTTTACCGGCTGAAATTTTAAGAGATAATTATTTAGGTTATACTCGAAATAACGATTTATCTGATTTGATTCAACAAACAGAAAATTTAGGAGTCATTTGGCGAGCCCATAAAGTAGGAAATCCTCGGGACAAAGGTATTGTTGAAAGTTTTAATAATATTTTCAATACAGTGTTTTGCAAACAAATTCCAGGTTATATAGGAGAAGGTATTAAAAGTAAAAATATTAATGCAAGACCTAATCCAGACATATTAACCTTTATGAAAAAGAATAAACTCTTACCAAATACCGATGAAGTTATTTTACGAGTGACTGCAAATATTCATAAATATAACCTGAACGGAACTCAAAATGACAAAATTTCGCCTTTAGAAAAGTTCCAATTAAAACCACCTAAAAATACAATTGTACTCAATAGTGAAGCGGATGCCCTCTTATACTTTAAAAAGAAAACAGTAAAAGTTTCTCGTTCAACTATATGTGTCAATGTAAATGATTGCTCTCATTTTTATCGTTTGTCTGACGCAGATTTAATTTTAGAATTACACAACACCATGATTCAGGTTAGATATGACCCTCATAATATGTTATTAATATATCTTTTTACAGAATTAGAAAGCAAATTTATTACTCGTTTAGCTGAAGTACCTATTATTCCTCTTGCACAGATAAATCAAACCATTGATGACCAATCAAATTTAAAAGCTTATTTTCAACAAAATAAACAACTTTTAAAAAATTTACAGCAAAAAATTGAAGAGCGTCAATCTGCTATTGATGCTTTAGAGCTACCACCTGAAGTGTTAGAATCTGGTTTTTCAGGTGATTTAGAAGTCTATAAACTAAAAAAAGAAGAAAAATTCGATATTGATTATGGTAATCCTATTCAACTCCCTAAAGATAAAAAACTAAAAACAGATAAAATTTTTACCAAATACCGAACTGTTTACAATGAAATACAAGATTTATTGTACAAGCAAAAAGGAACTGTTAAAAGATTATAG
- a CDS encoding ATP-binding protein encodes MIKNSPVGLTLETNTLKIINENCYDAIEYRRMIAFIGDSGFGKTKSLEYFRNKNRNVYYVVVEKSMTSRKFYIELLNILGFTNTFGGSDLNNLIKSISFHLNQSKQPNLLIIDEAGKFSANQLLYLHEIRDNTKNNTGIILCGPPYFKKNMENWKLSEKQGIPELYRRIQSWISLEQPTMKEKKAFCAEHGILAELADEICKESKDFGTLENRILECRIAVTKYLKNTKSKT; translated from the coding sequence TTGATTAAAAATTCACCTGTTGGTTTGACTCTAGAAACCAACACTTTAAAAATCATCAATGAAAACTGCTATGATGCCATAGAATATAGACGTATGATTGCTTTTATCGGTGACTCTGGTTTTGGTAAAACCAAGTCTTTGGAATATTTTAGGAATAAAAATCGTAATGTTTACTATGTTGTTGTTGAAAAAAGTATGACCTCCCGAAAGTTTTATATTGAACTTCTAAACATTTTGGGATTTACTAATACATTTGGTGGTAGCGACCTGAACAATTTAATAAAAAGTATTAGCTTTCATCTGAATCAATCTAAACAACCAAACCTTTTGATAATTGATGAAGCGGGTAAGTTTAGTGCTAATCAACTTTTGTATTTACATGAAATAAGGGATAATACAAAAAATAACACAGGAATAATTTTGTGTGGTCCACCTTATTTCAAAAAAAATATGGAAAATTGGAAACTTTCTGAAAAACAGGGAATTCCCGAACTTTATCGAAGGATTCAGTCTTGGATAAGTTTAGAACAGCCAACCATGAAAGAGAAAAAAGCGTTTTGTGCAGAACATGGCATTTTAGCAGAATTGGCCGATGAAATATGTAAAGAAAGTAAAGATTTTGGAACGTTAGAAAATAGAATTTTAGAATGCCGAATAGCGGTGACTAAATATTTGAAAAATACTAAATCAAAAACATAA
- a CDS encoding glycosyltransferase produces the protein MKIAIFTLGTRGDVQPYAVLGQALKQHGHQVILSTAKNFKQLIESYGLDFAPVEADFQEVLNSEEGKKMMAGNPFAIKRNLNKWVYPLITNSLAEFYKLAVESDIVLYHVKTLADSFADQFPHKMIRTNVLPIVEPTIEFANPALSGLPIPNFLNKLTYTFSNLSIKLLSKPIGQFRAKFDLPKKFILPPVKNIYGISSSFLPIPHDFSINSTFTGFWFGTSETELPTDIKDFIDAGEPPLLLTFGSMPFKSKFDLQSAIIKLTEVYNTRIIVVKGWGLNHTERLEGSTKIKVIASAPYEKLFPLTRAIIHHGGIGTTAECLRAGKPFMICPILYPIGDQNFWGQLSYQKGLAVKPIPINKMTENIFLKNVGELLLNTDLYTNAKHLMPFINNENGVQNTIIEIENHFAEC, from the coding sequence ATGAAAATAGCAATATTTACACTTGGAACTCGTGGCGATGTTCAGCCTTATGCTGTTTTAGGGCAAGCTCTCAAACAACATGGACATCAAGTTATCTTATCAACTGCTAAAAACTTTAAGCAACTTATAGAATCTTATGGTCTTGACTTTGCACCTGTTGAAGCCGACTTTCAAGAAGTTCTAAACTCCGAAGAGGGTAAGAAAATGATGGCAGGAAACCCTTTTGCCATTAAACGAAATTTGAATAAGTGGGTTTACCCACTTATTACTAACTCATTAGCGGAATTCTACAAATTAGCCGTAGAAAGCGACATTGTTTTGTACCATGTTAAAACCTTAGCAGACAGTTTTGCGGACCAATTTCCACATAAAATGATTAGAACAAATGTTTTACCAATCGTTGAACCAACTATTGAATTTGCCAATCCTGCATTGAGTGGACTGCCGATTCCTAATTTTTTAAATAAATTGACTTACACCTTTTCAAATCTTAGTATAAAACTTTTATCAAAACCAATCGGACAGTTTAGAGCTAAATTTGATTTGCCTAAAAAATTCATATTACCGCCAGTCAAGAATATTTACGGGATAAGTTCCAGTTTTTTACCTATTCCACATGACTTTTCTATAAATTCAACATTCACAGGTTTTTGGTTCGGTACTTCAGAAACAGAGCTACCAACAGACATAAAAGACTTTATTGATGCGGGCGAGCCACCCTTATTATTAACATTTGGTAGTATGCCATTCAAAAGCAAATTTGATTTACAATCCGCTATCATCAAACTAACAGAAGTTTATAATACAAGGATTATTGTTGTAAAAGGTTGGGGACTTAACCACACTGAAAGGCTTGAAGGTAGTACTAAGATAAAGGTTATTGCTTCAGCTCCTTATGAAAAACTTTTTCCACTAACACGAGCTATCATTCATCATGGCGGTATTGGAACAACGGCAGAGTGTTTAAGAGCAGGAAAACCATTTATGATTTGTCCAATCCTTTACCCTATAGGCGACCAAAATTTTTGGGGACAACTATCTTACCAAAAGGGGCTTGCAGTAAAACCTATACCTATTAACAAAATGACCGAGAATATATTTTTAAAAAATGTTGGTGAGCTACTTTTGAATACTGACCTTTACACCAATGCAAAACATTTAATGCCATTTATTAATAATGAAAATGGAGTACAAAACACAATAATCGAAATTGAAAATCATTTTGCAGAATGTTGA
- a CDS encoding glycosyltransferase family 25 protein, translated as MVYQTLQEGVFVIHALKGYEEHERRIIELFTENNISFEFVTDGDPSCFNDEIINTYFTSDIKTKLSDGVLSCTLNHILTYKKIIDRNLKYAIIFENDPFFLGNFVKDLYKIESEIRNLEKGFIISLENTTLRTPSVWVTKKDKYIYQAKSCRHCGAYIIDRQGAINIMNEIFTNKCNNVIDWWIDDVIRRRIVKVHWVHPPMVEEGSHNGQMNSSISTKPKSYYRQFAWKMQKFYKNYIVRLFPNDYIIR; from the coding sequence ATGGTTTATCAAACTCTCCAAGAAGGTGTTTTTGTAATTCATGCACTAAAAGGCTATGAAGAACACGAAAGACGAATAATAGAATTATTTACCGAAAATAATATTTCTTTTGAGTTTGTTACCGATGGAGACCCCTCATGCTTTAATGATGAAATCATCAATACCTATTTTACTTCTGATATAAAAACAAAACTAAGTGATGGTGTACTTTCTTGTACGCTTAATCATATTTTAACCTACAAAAAAATAATAGACAGAAACTTAAAATATGCTATAATCTTTGAAAATGACCCGTTCTTTCTTGGGAACTTTGTTAAAGATTTATATAAAATTGAATCAGAAATAAGAAACCTTGAGAAAGGTTTTATCATTTCTCTCGAAAATACAACATTACGCACACCATCTGTTTGGGTAACAAAAAAAGATAAATATATCTATCAAGCTAAATCTTGTAGGCATTGTGGTGCATACATTATTGATAGACAAGGAGCTATTAATATTATGAACGAGATTTTTACAAATAAATGTAATAATGTGATTGATTGGTGGATTGATGATGTTATTAGGAGGAGGATTGTAAAAGTCCATTGGGTTCATCCACCAATGGTTGAAGAAGGTTCTCATAATGGTCAGATGAATTCTTCAATTTCTACCAAACCTAAAAGCTATTATCGACAGTTTGCATGGAAAATGCAGAAATTCTACAAAAACTATATTGTCAGGTTATTTCCTAATGATTATATAATACGATAG
- the nhaD gene encoding sodium:proton antiporter NhaD: MLSLLIIVFVLGYIGIVLEHSISVNKSSSALLTGAICWAIAAFILPDKHIVESELMHHVGEIAGIVFFLMGAMTIVELIDNYNGFEIITNRITTQNKRTLLWIISIFTFILSAILDNLTTTIVMVALIKKLVEDKNTRLLYIGMIVIAANAGGAWSPMGDVTTTMLWIGGQITAINIVKILILPSIACLIVPTILLSFTLKGNFPPQNFFYEKHKSDSTEQKIIFLVGLGGLIFVPIFKAITHLPPFIGMLLVLGFIWLMTELLTKRKDEEYKAKFSIMYALQKTDLPSLLFFVGILLAVSSLQTVGILGNLAMWLNQTVKDQTSIVVLIGLLSSIVDNVPLVAAAMGMYPLEVFPTDHKFWELLAYCSGTGGSALIIGSAAGVAAMGMEKIDFFWYIKRISFLALAGYFAGIMVFILQSKFF, translated from the coding sequence ATGCTAAGTTTATTAATTATTGTCTTTGTTTTAGGATATATCGGTATAGTTCTCGAACATTCAATATCGGTCAATAAATCATCTTCGGCTTTACTCACAGGGGCAATCTGTTGGGCAATCGCTGCTTTTATATTACCCGACAAACATATCGTTGAGTCAGAATTAATGCACCATGTAGGCGAAATAGCAGGAATTGTTTTTTTCTTGATGGGTGCAATGACCATCGTTGAGTTAATAGATAATTACAATGGCTTTGAGATAATTACCAACAGAATTACTACTCAAAACAAACGGACTTTACTTTGGATTATCTCAATCTTTACGTTTATACTTTCTGCTATTTTAGACAACCTAACGACTACAATCGTAATGGTTGCTCTCATAAAAAAATTAGTAGAAGATAAAAATACTCGTTTGTTATACATTGGTATGATTGTAATTGCGGCTAATGCAGGTGGTGCTTGGTCGCCGATGGGAGATGTAACAACAACCATGCTTTGGATAGGAGGACAAATTACGGCAATAAACATCGTAAAAATACTAATTTTACCAAGTATCGCTTGTTTGATTGTTCCAACAATTTTATTAAGCTTTACATTGAAAGGGAACTTTCCACCTCAAAACTTTTTCTATGAAAAACATAAATCGGATAGTACCGAACAGAAAATCATCTTCTTAGTAGGCTTAGGAGGACTAATTTTTGTACCTATCTTCAAAGCAATTACTCATCTTCCTCCGTTTATCGGAATGTTATTGGTGCTTGGTTTTATTTGGCTAATGACTGAGTTACTCACCAAACGTAAAGACGAAGAATATAAGGCTAAGTTTTCTATTATGTATGCTCTGCAAAAAACAGATTTACCAAGTTTACTTTTTTTTGTTGGTATTTTGTTGGCAGTATCAAGTTTACAAACTGTAGGTATTTTAGGAAATCTTGCGATGTGGTTAAATCAAACAGTCAAAGACCAAACATCTATTGTGGTATTAATTGGGCTTTTATCTTCTATTGTTGATAATGTTCCATTGGTCGCAGCCGCTATGGGTATGTATCCGCTTGAGGTTTTTCCGACAGACCATAAATTCTGGGAATTACTTGCCTATTGTTCAGGTACAGGAGGAAGTGCATTAATCATTGGTTCGGCGGCTGGTGTAGCAGCTATGGGAATGGAAAAAATAGATTTCTTTTGGTATATCAAACGTATTAGCTTTTTAGCATTAGCAGGCTATTTTGCTGGAATTATGGTCTTTATTTTACAATCAAAATTTTTCTGA
- a CDS encoding polysaccharide deacetylase family protein — MLTFYFLLASIIILFLYLGKQTHQSSITILLYHKFSINASDDLTVKISDFEKQIQFLLEEGFEIIPIESLFDNFSSIEQKRIVITFDDGYLNNLELAYPIIQKYKIPVTIFLPTAFIGKESSWEKHPQKLMSLEQLKSLDSKLVSFGLHSHTHISFRQFGIELIVKELKLNHDFFKNNDLPFAPFFAYPYGAYPKDKITFGYLKSALEFLGLKGAFIVGNGISINPQKNPYLIKRLSVKGDESLRIFKFKIQGLKGLNG; from the coding sequence ATGCTAACATTTTACTTTTTATTGGCATCAATCATCATACTTTTTTTGTATTTGGGTAAACAAACCCACCAAAGCAGTATTACCATCTTACTGTATCACAAATTCTCGATAAATGCTTCTGATGATTTAACTGTGAAGATTTCTGATTTTGAAAAACAAATACAATTTTTATTAGAAGAAGGTTTCGAGATAATTCCAATTGAGAGCTTATTTGACAACTTTTCAAGTATCGAACAAAAAAGAATTGTGATTACTTTCGATGATGGATATTTAAATAATTTAGAGTTAGCTTATCCAATCATTCAAAAATATAAAATACCTGTAACTATTTTCTTACCAACGGCATTTATTGGAAAAGAAAGTAGCTGGGAAAAGCACCCACAAAAACTAATGAGTTTAGAGCAGCTAAAAAGCCTTGATTCTAAATTAGTATCATTTGGGCTTCACTCCCATACACACATAAGTTTCAGACAATTTGGAATAGAACTAATTGTAAAAGAGCTAAAACTTAATCATGATTTTTTCAAAAATAACGATTTACCTTTTGCACCATTCTTTGCCTATCCTTATGGAGCATATCCCAAAGATAAAATTACGTTTGGATACTTGAAAAGTGCATTGGAGTTTTTAGGGCTAAAAGGAGCTTTTATAGTTGGCAATGGTATAAGTATAAACCCACAAAAAAATCCATATCTGATAAAACGTTTAAGTGTAAAAGGAGATGAAAGTTTGAGAATTTTTAAGTTTAAAATTCAAGGTTTAAAAGGACTCAATGGGTAG
- a CDS encoding efflux RND transporter permease subunit — translation MNKFIKNIIAFSLKNKPFTFFWVGLLAIAGFISFRNMPIEAFPDVTNTQIIIVTEWNGRSAEEIERFVTTPIEISMNAVQKKTSVRSITMFGLSVIKIIFEDDVEDFFARQQVNNLLRNVSLPDGVEPEVQPPYGPTGEIFRYTLQSSQRDTRELLTIQNWVIDRQLRAIPGVADLVAFGGQEKVYEVSVDPNRLSKYDITPLEVYEAVNRSNLNVGGDVIEKNKQAYVVRGVGLLGSIQDIENIIVKEEGGNPVLVKNLADVFESSLPRVGQVGLNGNDDVVEGIIVMRKGENPKEVLERVKSKIDELNERVLPKDVKMVTFYDRDNLMNFTTKTVMHNVIEGIIFVTVIVFLFMADWRTTLTVTIVIPLSLLFAFLCLKLKGMSANLLSLGAVDFGIIIDGAVVMVEGVFVTLDHIAHKKGMVAYNKLAIGSTIKKTGTEMGKAIFFSKLIIITALLPIFSFQKVEGKMFSPLAYTLGFALLGALIFTLTLVPVLCHLLLNKNVKEKNNPFVNFWNRLVEKGFNYTFKYKKLTLVSSLLIMVGTFFSGLFLGTEFLPQLNEGSLWVTAELPISYGQQPSVNMASILTKEIRSFKVVKSVLSQEGRSNDGTDPNGFNFLQFQVDLVSKDEWGNKTIDDIIRDIDKKLSQYQGINFNYSQPIIDNVAEAAAGIKASNAVKIYGDDLDKLDEVANQVIKQIEKVKGIKDVGILRNVGQPEISVILDREKMAAYGVSLADAQAVLEMAFGGKTATQKYEGERKFDVRVRYLKAYRKSEEDMTNLKVPTITGVKIPLKAISSIRKISGPAFIYRDNTKRFIGVKFSVRDRDLGSTIAEAQKNVNNNIQLPTGYQIGWTGEFENQVRATNRLGQVVPISLIGIFVLLFIMFGNVKDSLIVLANVPFAIIGGIIALHITGINFGISGGVGFIALFGICIQNGVILISEFHQNLKSKMNLDTAIKEAVKVRTRPVVMTALMASIGLLPAALSTGIGSESQKPLAIVIIGGLITATILTLLVFPIIFWIFNRTKHEIID, via the coding sequence ATGAATAAGTTTATTAAAAATATTATAGCTTTTTCGCTTAAAAACAAACCTTTTACCTTTTTTTGGGTAGGTTTATTAGCAATAGCTGGTTTTATTTCATTCCGAAATATGCCAATTGAGGCATTCCCCGATGTTACTAACACACAAATTATCATTGTAACCGAATGGAATGGTAGAAGTGCCGAAGAAATAGAGCGTTTCGTTACGACTCCTATCGAAATTTCAATGAATGCTGTTCAAAAAAAAACAAGTGTTCGGAGTATTACAATGTTTGGGCTTTCGGTAATTAAAATAATTTTTGAAGATGACGTTGAAGATTTTTTTGCACGTCAACAAGTTAATAACCTTTTGCGTAATGTAAGTCTTCCTGATGGCGTCGAACCCGAAGTTCAACCTCCGTATGGGCCAACTGGCGAAATTTTTAGATATACTCTACAAAGTTCGCAAAGAGATACAAGAGAATTGCTAACTATACAAAACTGGGTAATTGACCGCCAACTAAGAGCCATTCCAGGTGTTGCCGATTTAGTTGCATTTGGTGGGCAAGAAAAAGTATATGAAGTTAGTGTAGACCCCAATCGTCTATCCAAATATGATATTACACCGCTCGAAGTTTACGAAGCCGTAAACCGCAGTAATCTTAATGTAGGTGGCGACGTAATCGAAAAAAATAAGCAAGCCTACGTAGTGCGTGGAGTTGGTTTATTAGGTTCAATTCAAGACATTGAAAACATTATTGTAAAAGAAGAAGGGGGTAATCCTGTGCTTGTTAAGAATTTAGCCGATGTCTTTGAAAGTTCACTTCCGAGAGTTGGTCAAGTTGGATTAAATGGAAATGATGATGTGGTTGAAGGAATCATTGTTATGAGAAAGGGCGAAAACCCCAAAGAGGTATTGGAACGTGTAAAATCGAAAATTGACGAACTCAACGAAAGAGTATTACCAAAAGATGTCAAAATGGTTACGTTCTATGACCGAGATAACCTCATGAATTTCACAACAAAAACAGTAATGCACAATGTGATTGAGGGAATCATTTTTGTTACGGTAATTGTGTTTTTGTTCATGGCCGACTGGCGTACGACGCTTACAGTAACCATTGTTATTCCTTTATCATTACTTTTTGCTTTTTTATGTCTAAAACTCAAAGGAATGAGTGCCAACTTGCTCTCGCTCGGTGCTGTAGATTTTGGAATTATCATTGATGGGGCAGTTGTAATGGTAGAAGGCGTTTTTGTAACGCTTGACCACATTGCACATAAAAAAGGAATGGTTGCTTATAATAAATTAGCTATTGGTAGTACCATCAAAAAAACAGGTACAGAAATGGGGAAAGCCATTTTCTTTTCAAAACTAATCATCATTACGGCACTATTACCCATATTTTCATTTCAAAAAGTAGAAGGAAAAATGTTTTCTCCTTTGGCTTACACGCTTGGTTTTGCTCTGTTGGGTGCGTTGATATTTACACTTACCCTTGTACCGGTACTATGTCACTTATTACTAAATAAGAATGTTAAAGAAAAAAATAATCCATTTGTAAATTTTTGGAATCGCTTGGTTGAAAAAGGATTTAATTACACCTTTAAATACAAAAAACTTACGCTTGTTTCCTCTCTATTAATAATGGTTGGGACTTTTTTCTCAGGATTATTCCTTGGAACAGAGTTTTTACCTCAATTAAACGAAGGATCTTTGTGGGTCACTGCAGAATTACCCATCAGTTATGGCCAACAACCAAGTGTTAATATGGCGAGTATTTTAACAAAAGAGATTAGAAGCTTTAAAGTTGTTAAAAGTGTCCTTTCACAAGAAGGACGCTCGAACGACGGAACAGACCCTAACGGTTTTAATTTTCTTCAATTTCAAGTGGATTTAGTGAGCAAGGATGAGTGGGGAAACAAGACGATTGATGATATTATAAGAGATATTGACAAAAAATTAAGTCAATACCAAGGAATTAACTTTAATTATTCACAACCTATAATTGACAATGTGGCAGAAGCTGCTGCAGGAATTAAAGCATCCAACGCTGTCAAAATTTATGGTGATGATTTAGATAAATTAGATGAAGTTGCCAATCAGGTAATTAAACAAATTGAAAAGGTAAAGGGAATCAAGGATGTAGGCATTCTGAGAAATGTTGGACAACCCGAAATTAGTGTTATTCTCGACCGAGAAAAAATGGCAGCTTATGGCGTGAGCCTTGCAGATGCACAAGCTGTACTCGAAATGGCTTTTGGCGGTAAAACTGCAACTCAAAAATACGAAGGTGAACGTAAATTTGATGTGCGTGTTCGGTACTTGAAGGCATATCGTAAGAGTGAAGAAGATATGACAAATTTAAAAGTACCGACTATTACTGGTGTAAAAATACCTTTAAAAGCAATCTCGAGTATCCGTAAAATATCTGGTCCTGCATTTATCTATCGAGATAATACAAAGAGGTTTATTGGGGTCAAATTCTCAGTGAGGGATAGAGATTTAGGAAGCACTATTGCCGAAGCTCAAAAAAATGTAAATAATAATATTCAGTTACCGACTGGTTATCAAATAGGTTGGACAGGAGAATTTGAAAATCAGGTGAGAGCAACCAATCGTTTAGGGCAGGTTGTTCCAATTAGCTTAATTGGTATTTTCGTTTTACTTTTCATTATGTTTGGTAATGTAAAAGATTCCCTTATTGTGTTGGCAAATGTGCCGTTTGCCATTATTGGTGGCATTATTGCCTTGCACATCACAGGAATAAATTTCGGTATTTCGGGCGGGGTTGGATTCATTGCTCTTTTCGGCATTTGTATTCAAAATGGCGTAATTCTAATTTCAGAATTTCATCAAAATCTAAAATCCAAAATGAATTTAGATACTGCCATTAAAGAAGCTGTCAAGGTTCGTACACGCCCAGTTGTCATGACAGCCCTCATGGCATCAATTGGGTTACTCCCTGCCGCATTAAGTACGGGTATTGGTTCAGAATCACAAAAACCATTGGCAATTGTAATTATTGGTGGGTTAATTACAGCCACCATCCTTACTCTACTGGTATTTCCTATTATTTTCTGGATTTTCAACCGTACGAAACATGAAATTATTGACTAA